A DNA window from Maribellus comscasis contains the following coding sequences:
- a CDS encoding M28 family metallopeptidase → MQKNILLLFVAILIFACKPEVKNDGESAILYGNIEKHVAELASDKYKGRAPMSDAEPLVLDYLSTQMKQIGLEGANKGSYFQEVPILSITSKLSDALDFDTPTGKQSFNKLNEYVAFSQKVEEEMLLQNSEVIFAGFGITAPEFDRDDFAGVDVKGKTIIVFVNDPGYGTSDDYFKGNTMTYYGRWTYKFEEAARRGAKACFIVHETGPAGYPWGVVRNNGETTKLFLDSEDGYKNRCSFEGWITKESAEKLFKACGYNFDELKQKAISKDFNPFELNAKASAKITSTFKKGTSKNVCGLIKGTTKPDEVVVYTAHWDHLGVGTPVNGDSIYNGATDNASAVSWMLEIARAFKSGKQPERSLLFLAVTSEESGLLGSGYYAENPFFPMNKTVACINTDVILFIGKFKDVTVTGYGHSELDNLLAEEAKKQGRYIAQDPNPENGMFFRSDHFPFMKKGVPAIFAKGYIEAESYGKEKTLELISDYWENTYHKPTDEYHAETADLNGLVQDAKLFYNVGLRLANSVAWPVWNNGSEFKAVREQSLEH, encoded by the coding sequence ATGCAAAAAAATATATTACTGCTTTTTGTAGCGATTTTAATTTTTGCCTGTAAGCCGGAAGTGAAAAATGACGGCGAATCGGCCATTTTGTACGGAAACATTGAAAAGCATGTTGCCGAACTGGCATCGGACAAATATAAAGGCCGGGCGCCAATGTCGGATGCTGAGCCGCTGGTTTTAGATTATCTTTCAACTCAAATGAAACAAATCGGACTGGAAGGAGCAAATAAAGGAAGCTATTTTCAAGAGGTCCCGATTTTAAGTATCACGTCAAAATTGTCGGATGCACTCGATTTTGATACTCCAACAGGAAAACAAAGCTTTAACAAGCTTAACGAATATGTAGCGTTTTCGCAAAAGGTGGAGGAGGAAATGTTGCTGCAAAATTCTGAAGTAATTTTTGCAGGGTTTGGAATAACGGCTCCTGAATTTGATCGCGATGATTTTGCCGGAGTTGATGTGAAGGGGAAAACAATTATCGTTTTTGTTAACGATCCGGGCTATGGAACCAGCGATGACTATTTTAAAGGAAATACGATGACTTATTATGGCCGCTGGACCTATAAGTTTGAAGAAGCAGCCCGAAGAGGAGCCAAAGCTTGTTTTATTGTTCACGAAACCGGGCCGGCAGGTTATCCCTGGGGAGTGGTTAGGAACAATGGTGAAACAACAAAACTTTTTCTTGACTCGGAAGATGGTTACAAAAACCGCTGTTCTTTTGAGGGGTGGATAACAAAAGAGTCTGCCGAAAAACTTTTTAAAGCCTGTGGTTATAATTTTGATGAATTAAAACAAAAAGCAATCTCAAAAGATTTTAACCCCTTTGAATTAAATGCAAAGGCTTCCGCAAAAATTACGAGTACATTTAAAAAAGGAACATCAAAAAATGTATGCGGTCTTATTAAGGGAACTACAAAACCGGACGAAGTTGTGGTTTATACTGCACATTGGGATCATCTGGGAGTAGGAACGCCAGTAAATGGTGACAGTATATATAATGGCGCAACCGACAATGCAAGTGCTGTTTCCTGGATGCTTGAAATTGCCCGCGCGTTTAAATCCGGAAAACAACCGGAGCGTTCCCTGCTTTTTTTGGCCGTAACATCAGAGGAGTCAGGATTGCTTGGTTCTGGTTATTATGCTGAAAATCCTTTCTTTCCAATGAATAAAACGGTTGCCTGTATAAATACCGATGTTATATTATTTATCGGAAAGTTTAAAGATGTTACCGTTACCGGATACGGACATTCAGAGTTGGATAATTTGTTGGCAGAGGAAGCTAAAAAACAGGGGCGCTACATAGCGCAGGACCCAAATCCGGAAAACGGCATGTTCTTTAGGTCTGATCATTTTCCGTTTATGAAAAAAGGTGTACCGGCAATTTTTGCAAAAGGATATATTGAGGCAGAAAGTTATGGAAAAGAAAAGACGCTTGAGTTAATTTCTGATTATTGGGAAAATACCTATCATAAACCAACTGATGAGTACCATGCAGAAACCGCCGATTTAAATGGATTGGTTCAGGATGCAAAACTGTTTTATAATGTAGGATTGCGACTGGCAAATTCTGTTGCCTGGCCCGTTTGGAATAACGGTTCCGAATTTAAGGCGGTCAGAGAGCAGTCATTGGAGCATTAA
- a CDS encoding O-antigen ligase family protein gives MGKHVSKLIDDNWFFVSLLVFVVVLPLSQALVSICAGGIFATALIEDNWKNKLIRIKKNKVLFSLPAIYGIYILSSVVSNKFSASLYDLQKSLFFLVIPFAFIMGKKINDQQKRFIFYLFLVSIIVSTVIAILKWKIFNTSEVFSVHKASLVSHIRFSFQLILAFWFVVLLVHKNFGKITFSFLLFFIAGACYFVFFLLFQQSLTGLIAFAGSIVFYLILLGVKLPGKNKFFFFIITMVLIAAPSVYILKAIEKFYDFEKVDKTTIDKKTTQGNLYSHDFDSPMVENGRYVYLYVCQREMKEAWNKVAEIKYDSLGANGYPVYSTLIRYLTSKGLRKDAAGVEALTGEDILNIENGIANVVYAGNKFSLYPRIYQTIWEYYTYTKTGNANQKSFSQRIEYAKAAISIVKKHPWFGVGTGNWKDEFKKAYARNNPHLNKEYYASSHNQYLNYMVKFGIIGFGVVLFFVLYPVFKTKRYKDHLFLLFLVFMFFANFADSNLESHMGSSFFVFFYCIFISGEISYLELPWQKQP, from the coding sequence ATGGGAAAACATGTGAGCAAATTAATCGATGACAATTGGTTTTTTGTATCACTCCTGGTATTTGTTGTTGTATTACCTCTTTCACAAGCACTGGTTTCTATATGTGCAGGGGGAATATTTGCGACTGCATTAATCGAAGACAATTGGAAAAATAAATTAATACGTATAAAAAAGAATAAAGTCCTTTTTAGTTTGCCTGCTATTTATGGAATTTATATATTGAGTTCTGTTGTTTCCAATAAATTTTCAGCGTCCCTGTACGATTTACAAAAAAGTCTTTTTTTTCTTGTAATACCCTTTGCGTTTATAATGGGTAAGAAAATTAATGATCAGCAGAAACGTTTTATTTTCTATTTATTTTTAGTTTCAATTATAGTTTCAACAGTAATAGCAATACTTAAATGGAAAATATTTAATACATCAGAAGTTTTTAGCGTTCACAAAGCAAGTTTAGTGTCGCATATTCGGTTTAGTTTTCAGTTAATTCTTGCATTTTGGTTTGTTGTTTTACTTGTTCACAAGAATTTCGGAAAAATTACATTTTCTTTTCTTCTGTTTTTTATAGCAGGTGCGTGTTATTTTGTTTTCTTTCTTTTGTTTCAACAGTCATTAACCGGTTTGATTGCGTTTGCAGGGAGTATTGTATTTTATTTAATACTTTTGGGTGTAAAGTTACCGGGAAAGAATAAATTTTTCTTTTTTATAATTACAATGGTACTTATAGCTGCTCCCTCTGTTTATATTTTAAAAGCCATAGAAAAATTTTATGATTTTGAGAAAGTAGATAAAACTACTATCGACAAAAAAACAACTCAGGGAAATTTGTACAGCCATGATTTTGATAGCCCGATGGTTGAAAATGGCAGATATGTGTATTTATATGTTTGTCAGAGGGAAATGAAGGAGGCTTGGAACAAAGTGGCAGAAATTAAATACGATTCGTTGGGAGCAAACGGATATCCTGTTTATTCTACTTTAATTCGTTATTTGACTTCAAAAGGCCTGAGAAAAGATGCAGCAGGAGTTGAAGCGCTTACTGGGGAAGATATTCTAAATATAGAAAATGGAATAGCAAATGTGGTTTATGCCGGAAATAAGTTTTCGCTTTACCCAAGAATTTATCAGACGATTTGGGAATATTATACCTATACAAAAACCGGAAATGCCAATCAAAAATCATTCTCGCAGCGTATTGAATATGCAAAAGCAGCGATTTCGATTGTAAAGAAGCATCCCTGGTTTGGGGTGGGTACCGGAAATTGGAAAGACGAATTTAAAAAGGCTTATGCCAGAAATAATCCTCATCTAAACAAAGAATACTATGCATCTTCTCATAATCAGTATTTAAACTATATGGTTAAGTTCGGAATTATAGGATTTGGTGTTGTGCTATTTTTTGTACTTTATCCTGTGTTTAAAACGAAACGTTATAAAGATCATTTATTTCTGTTGTTTTTGGTATTTATGTTTTTTGCCAATTTTGCTGACTCAAATCTGGAATCACATATGGGGAGTTCTTTTTTCGTGTTTTTCTATTGTATATTTATCAGCGGAGAGATAAGTTATCTTGAGTTGCCATGGCAAAAACAGCCTTAA
- a CDS encoding alpha-L-fucosidase, translating to MNRLNIIVFVVLLLSSCSQTPPPEAISPLPSERQLAWHELEFYAFVHFNMNTFTNMEWGFGDESPELFNPTELDCRQWARVCKEAGMKGIILTAKHHDGFCLWPSEYTEHSVRNSPWKNGEGDVVKELSEACKEYGLKMGVYLSPWDRNHADYGKPEYITYFRNQLRELLSNYGDIYEVWFDGANGGTGWYGGANEERRIDRTTYYDWENTRKIVRELQPQACMFSDAGPDIRWVGNESGWAGETNWSILKRDEFAPGVVSDVKFLQHGQIDGTHWLPAEVDVSIRPGWYYHPSEDHKVKTLPQLLDIYYNSIGRNASFLLNLPVDTRGLVNENDVQQLRKLSEAIQADFADNLAFGKDVTASNTRGNSKSYKPENVVDNDPQTYWAADDGTVVSSVTVDFKEATEFNRFLVQEYISLGQRVKEFTLEAFVDDEWKQIDSQTTIGYKRILRFPNVVATKVRLNIKDVKACPVISNIEVYKAPKVLLEPQITRSKSGMISMKAFDTGLDIFYTTDGTEPSAQSLQYSEPFVMDEKVQIKALAFDSKDKKSSPVTTVQFDVSKATWELKGKFANEVRAELIFDGKPETAWTLQDGNQADYIIDLGKELNLKGFTYLPDQGRHNPGVIFNYEFYTSRNGKNWGSPVLKGEFSNIKNSPVLQQKNFESVNARYIKLRAIAPAEVNGRIGIAEFDIITE from the coding sequence ATGAATCGACTGAACATAATTGTATTTGTTGTTTTGCTGTTATCATCGTGTAGCCAAACACCTCCGCCGGAGGCAATCTCTCCGCTACCGTCTGAGCGGCAGTTAGCCTGGCATGAGTTGGAATTTTATGCCTTTGTACATTTTAATATGAACACATTTACCAATATGGAGTGGGGATTTGGTGATGAAAGCCCGGAGTTGTTTAATCCAACTGAACTGGACTGTCGCCAATGGGCTCGCGTTTGCAAAGAAGCCGGGATGAAAGGGATTATTCTTACCGCAAAACATCATGATGGGTTTTGTTTGTGGCCTTCAGAGTATACTGAACATTCAGTCAGGAACTCTCCATGGAAAAATGGGGAGGGTGATGTTGTAAAGGAGCTTTCGGAAGCTTGCAAGGAGTATGGTTTAAAAATGGGAGTTTATCTTTCTCCCTGGGATAGAAATCATGCTGACTATGGAAAACCCGAGTACATTACATATTTTAGAAACCAATTGCGGGAACTCCTTTCCAATTATGGCGATATTTATGAAGTATGGTTTGATGGCGCCAACGGTGGAACCGGTTGGTATGGCGGCGCCAATGAAGAACGGCGGATCGACAGAACAACTTATTACGATTGGGAAAACACGCGTAAAATTGTGCGTGAGCTTCAACCACAAGCCTGTATGTTCAGCGATGCCGGGCCAGATATTCGGTGGGTTGGAAATGAAAGTGGCTGGGCCGGTGAAACCAACTGGAGCATTTTGAAACGTGATGAGTTTGCTCCCGGAGTAGTTTCTGACGTAAAATTTCTTCAACATGGGCAGATTGATGGAACGCATTGGTTGCCTGCAGAAGTTGATGTTTCAATCCGCCCGGGCTGGTATTACCACCCGTCGGAAGACCACAAAGTTAAGACCTTGCCTCAGTTATTGGATATATATTATAATTCTATCGGACGAAACGCATCTTTTTTACTAAATCTTCCCGTTGATACGCGTGGACTGGTAAATGAAAATGATGTACAACAACTCAGAAAATTGTCGGAAGCAATTCAAGCTGATTTTGCAGATAATCTGGCTTTTGGAAAAGATGTAACTGCGTCAAATACCCGTGGGAATTCAAAATCATATAAACCCGAAAATGTGGTTGATAACGATCCTCAAACGTATTGGGCTGCAGATGATGGCACGGTTGTTTCGTCGGTTACTGTTGACTTTAAAGAAGCAACAGAATTTAACCGTTTTCTGGTACAGGAATATATTTCATTGGGGCAACGCGTAAAAGAGTTTACTCTTGAAGCTTTCGTTGATGATGAATGGAAGCAAATTGACTCACAGACAACAATTGGATACAAGAGGATTTTGCGATTCCCCAATGTAGTTGCCACAAAGGTTCGTTTAAATATTAAAGATGTAAAAGCGTGTCCGGTAATTTCAAACATTGAAGTGTATAAAGCGCCTAAGGTGTTGCTTGAACCGCAAATAACCAGGAGTAAATCAGGAATGATTTCAATGAAAGCTTTTGATACCGGCCTGGATATTTTTTATACAACAGACGGAACCGAACCTTCAGCTCAGTCATTACAATATTCAGAACCGTTTGTAATGGATGAAAAAGTTCAGATCAAAGCGCTCGCTTTTGATTCAAAAGATAAAAAATCAAGCCCGGTGACAACAGTTCAGTTTGATGTTTCGAAAGCAACATGGGAATTAAAAGGCAAGTTTGCAAATGAAGTAAGAGCAGAATTGATATTTGACGGGAAGCCGGAAACTGCGTGGACTCTCCAGGATGGAAATCAGGCAGATTATATTATTGACTTAGGAAAAGAGCTTAATTTGAAAGGATTTACCTATTTGCCGGATCAAGGGCGACACAACCCGGGTGTGATTTTTAACTATGAGTTTTATACCAGTCGCAACGGGAAAAATTGGGGTTCTCCGGTTTTAAAAGGCGAATTTTCAAACATTAAAAATAGTCCGGTTTTACAGCAGAAAAATTTTGAATCGGTAAATGCCCGTTATATTAAGCTCAGGGCAATTGCTCCCGCAGAAGTGAATGGAAGAATTGGAATAGCAGAATTTGACATAATCACAGAGTAG
- a CDS encoding DUF819 domain-containing protein → MGNGIGFEIKNDAIVFGILIVILAVIFKTSSSSKPFFKKFYTYVPPLLLCYFAPGFLNWPLGLVSPEESQLYFVASRYLLPASLVLFCLSIDLKGVLNLGPKALIMFFTATLGIVIGAPVALWISGMLFPEIKEAVPGEEIWRGLSTIAGSWIGGGANQTAMKEIYNCSDSLFSSMIIIDVLVANIWMGFLLFGAGRYHKIDKRLKADNSTIEDLKKKVENYRASIAKIPTSTDLFVILAIGFGATAVAHFGADYISPLMEKHVTTLEKYNLNSLSSRFFWLIVIATTIGLVLSFTKMKRYEGAGASKLGSIFIYILVATIGMKMNFLEAFNNLHYFIIGLIWMAIHVTLLLIVAKLIKAPFFFVAVGSQANVGGAASAPVVASAFSTALAPVGVLLAVLGYALGTYGAIICTQLMQWTF, encoded by the coding sequence ATGGGAAATGGAATTGGCTTCGAAATAAAAAATGACGCAATAGTTTTTGGGATTCTTATTGTTATCCTGGCGGTAATTTTTAAAACATCTTCAAGTTCAAAACCATTTTTCAAGAAATTTTATACGTATGTACCACCGCTGTTACTTTGTTATTTTGCTCCCGGATTTTTAAACTGGCCCCTGGGTTTGGTTTCTCCGGAAGAGTCGCAGCTGTATTTTGTGGCTTCGCGTTACCTTTTGCCAGCCAGTCTTGTATTGTTTTGTTTAAGTATCGATTTAAAAGGTGTTTTGAACCTTGGCCCCAAAGCTTTAATAATGTTTTTTACGGCTACTTTGGGAATTGTAATTGGGGCACCCGTTGCGTTGTGGATTTCAGGAATGCTTTTCCCTGAAATAAAAGAAGCTGTCCCGGGCGAAGAAATCTGGCGTGGACTTTCAACCATTGCCGGGAGTTGGATTGGCGGAGGTGCTAACCAGACTGCCATGAAAGAAATCTACAATTGCAGCGACAGTTTGTTTTCTTCGATGATAATTATAGATGTACTGGTGGCAAACATCTGGATGGGATTTCTTTTGTTCGGTGCTGGCAGGTACCATAAAATTGACAAAAGACTTAAGGCCGATAATTCAACAATTGAAGATTTAAAGAAGAAAGTTGAGAATTACAGAGCCTCTATTGCAAAAATTCCGACATCGACCGATTTGTTTGTAATTCTGGCCATTGGTTTTGGTGCAACAGCAGTTGCACATTTCGGAGCCGACTATATCTCACCTTTAATGGAAAAACATGTAACCACCCTGGAAAAATACAACCTGAATTCTTTAAGTTCTCGCTTTTTTTGGCTTATCGTTATTGCAACAACTATTGGTCTCGTTCTTTCTTTTACCAAAATGAAACGTTATGAAGGGGCAGGGGCATCGAAACTGGGAAGTATTTTTATATATATACTGGTAGCAACTATCGGCATGAAAATGAATTTTTTGGAAGCTTTTAATAACCTTCATTATTTTATTATTGGTTTAATTTGGATGGCAATCCATGTAACATTACTGTTGATAGTAGCAAAACTGATAAAAGCACCGTTCTTTTTCGTTGCAGTGGGTAGTCAGGCAAATGTTGGTGGTGCTGCCTCGGCTCCGGTAGTGGCGTCTGCTTTTAGTACCGCATTGGCGCCGGTTGGTGTTTTGTTGGCTGTTTTAGGATATGCGCTTGGAACTTACGGCGCAATAATTTGCACACAGCTTATGCAGTGGACATTTTAG